One window of the Anoplolepis gracilipes chromosome 9, ASM4749672v1, whole genome shotgun sequence genome contains the following:
- the Mtp gene encoding microsomal triacylglycerol transfer protein isoform X1 — translation MFAIQRQRTVQDSRSEERMAERLLQGTPVKMLAVCLVYLFTLLGSYCQTAPAVVGAVKGWEVGSGHKYKLTNTLLFREVGSPNSGGDVGFQLTGELDVIAVWRDPNDPNDPNSFLLKFKVLSPQLWIKSRRAPEPEGFVEHSSGVEQVAEKPFFVLWRHGEIESIYIDSTENSSSANLKRGLASLFQYRTLDDKVRQRDASGTCDVVYDSVGENIIKKRKTACTYNTLSPLRRHPNPVFAVNLKSYRESTYTLTQSLLPERVIDYETHEMTLATKLDIGTNVESERTLEKTPEILSANVIQADSAKHAVMILEPGYKETSIELEPELATPDCPSTGCPTLEKAIEDYREVLTSTLGTARSASVFLKLLPLVRDASPEELHKVLKMPRYRQMKMQLLDVFGSACTPSAHHAVMKNLLQDEFGDETERYLWALSLSPTPNIDIIKDILRRSEETMQNDKVSETYALTAGAMARHYGSPAIIEKARVSLELGLETCSGEECKLKFLRALRNLKSPAAIPTLLTHALSKSKVISVAAWRALAALPREAVSDELKVAAYKVFYQMGGSRRDSSARTIALDIILENEPSEEILLDLVKYLSSNDPAFEVRKYLSQRLEQIAEKNEQFARYLMNIYATGGMKLNNYHAQAQKGLTTAFTRDFVHSLETNGSLVTIQEVNSGLLKRGIVDVVLEANKQRQAIFSLGLFAGGLGSFVSGQDDEAEADDEVATAGMQIDILDVGVRPFVFFSGQGELMSHVWSGTASERTPAFQALAFLYSHDEYVPLGSGFIAKTDVQGAVSFDLAGQVQFSLWSRTAQSLVEMAAGVLVHGGTTVYSNFVQSKVDFSISMEPKLKLSTNVQLSGAVALCMRLSQPITTVKQQFYKIERIPDSRHRLRKSRRTMIHSPGRSYKLNQKNNEMCAKFEFS, via the exons ATGTTCGCGATACAACGACAGCGCACAGTGCAGGACAGCAGGAGCGAGGAAAGGATGGCCGAACGTCTTCTTCAAGGCACGCCTGTCAAAATGCTCGCTGTCTGCCTGGTCTATCTTTTCACGCTCCTCG gttCGTACTGTCAGACGGCACCAG CCGTAGTCGGTGCCGTCAAAGGCTGGGAAGTAGGAAGCGGCCACAAATACAAATTAACGAACACTCTGCTCTTCAGAGAGGTCGGATCACCGAATTCCGGAGGTGACGTCGGCTTTCAGCTGACCGGCGAGCTGGACGTCATCGCTGTATGGCGAGATCCCAATGATCCCAATGATCCCAATAGCTTTCTACTTAAATTCAAG gtATTATCGCCGCAGTTATGGATCAAATCGCGCCGAGCTCCAGAGCCGGAGGGTTTCGTGGAGCATTCATCCGGGGTGGAACAGGTTGCCGAGAAGCCCTTTTTTGTGCTTTGGCGACACGGCGAGATCGAGTCTATTTACATAGACTCGACAGAGAACTCATCATCCGCGAATCTGAAGCGCGGCCTAGCAAGTTTGTTCCAGTACCGAACGCTCGATGACAAGGTGCGTCAACGTGACGCTTCCGGCACCTGCGACGTGGTCTACGATTCTGTCGGAGAGAACATTATTAAGAAACGAAAGACTGCTTGTACATACAATACATTATCGCCGCTTAGGCGACACCCGAACCCAGTGTTTGCTGTCAACCTTAAAAGTTATCGCGAGTCTACGTACACGCTGACGCAATCGCTGCTGCCGGAGCGCGTGATCGACTATGAGACGCATGAGATGACCTTGGCGACCAAGTTGGACATCGGCACGAATGTTGAGTCGGAAAGAACATTGGAGAAGACGCCGGAAATCTTGAGCGCGAACGTTATTCAAGCAGATTCCGCAAAGCATGCAGTAATGATCCTCGAGCCAGGATACAAAGAAACTAGTATCGAGCTAGAACCAGAGCTCGCCACTCCAGATTGTCCAAGCACCGGATGTCCTACG ctCGAAAAGGCGATCGAGGACTATCGCGAGGTGCTTACTTCTACGCTGGGTACAGCAAGATCCGCGTCAGTCTTCCTCAAGCTTCTTCCTCTAGTCAGAGACGCCTCGCCGGAAGAATTGCACAAGGTCCTGAAAATGCCGCGCTATCGCCAGATGAAGATGCAGCTGTTAGACGTGTTTGGTTCCGCGTGTACGCCGTCCGCACATCATGCGGTTATGAAGAACCTCCTACAGGATGAATTCGGCGACGAAACCGAGAGGTATCTGTGGGCTCTATCTCTCTCGCCGACGCCAAACATCGACATCATCAAGGACATTCTCAGACGCTCGGAGGAGACGATGCAGAACGACAAAGTATCCGAGACTTATGCGCTTACTGCGGGCGCGATGGCACGGCATTATGGTTCACCCGCGATAATAGAGAAAGCGAGAGTTAGTCTGGAACTGGGTCTGGAAACTTGCAGCGGTGAAGAGTGCAAGCTTAAGTTTTTGCGGGCTCTGCGAAACCTGAAGAGTCCAGCGGCAATTCCCACGTTACTGACGCACGCCTTAAGCAAAAGCAAAGTCATCAGCGTCGCCGCTTGGCGAGCCTTGGCGGCTCTTCCTCGTGAAGCTGTGAGCGACGAGTTGAAGGTCGCAGCTTACAAGGTTTTTTATCAGATGGGAGGATCGCGAAGGGATAGCAGCGCACGAACGATCGCGTTAGATATCATCCTTGAGAACGAGCCTTCCGAAGAAATCCTACTTGATCTCGTGAAATATCTGAGCAGCAACGATCCGGCCTTTGAAGTCCGCAAGTATCTGAGTCAACGACTAGAACAAATCGCCGAAAAGAACGAGCAATTTGCTAGATATCTAATGAATATATACGCGACCGGTGGTATGAAGCTTAACAATTATCACGCACAAGCGCAGAAAGGTCTCACTACCGCCTTCACGAGAGACTTTGTACATTCGCTTGAGACCAACGGTTCTTTGGTGACCATTCAAGAAGTAAATTCTGGTTTGCTAAAACGCGGCATTGTAGACGTCGTGCTGGAGGCTAACAAACAACGGCAAGCGATATTCTCGCTGGGATTATTCGCGGGTGGCCTAGGTAGCTTCGTCTCTGGTCAGGACGATGAAGCAGAAGCCGACGATGAAGTAGCTACTGCTGGTATGCAGATAGATATTCTCGACGTTGGTGTGCGACCGTTTGTCTTCTTCTCTGGTCAGGGCGAACTGATGAGTCACGTTTGGTCCGGTACAGCGTCCGAGAGGACTCCTGCTTTCCAAGCTCTCGCTTTTCTTTATAGCCACGACGAGTATGTGCCATTGGGATCCGGTTTTATCGCCAAGACCGACGTTCAGGGCGCCGTGAGCTTTGATTTGGCTGGTCAGGTTCAGTTTAGCTTGTGGTCGAGAACAGCGCAATCCTTGGTAGAAATGGCTGCCGGTGTATTGGTACATGGTGGCACCACAGTATACTCGAATTTTGTACAGAGTAAGGTGGATTTCTCGATATCAATGGAGCCTAAACTCAAACTATCCACCAATGTACAGCTTTCTGGGGCGGTGGCGCTATGCATGAGGCTTAGTCAACCGATCACCACGGTAAAGCAGCAGTTCTACAAGATCGAGAGAATACCCGACAGCCGACACAGATTGAGGAAATCACGCCGGACAATGATTCACTCGCCCGGTAGGTCTTACAAGCTCAACCAAAAGAACAATGAAATGTGCGCGAAATTCGAGTTCAGTTAA
- the Mtp gene encoding microsomal triacylglycerol transfer protein isoform X2 — protein sequence MSTGWKLCVIFAAVVGAVKGWEVGSGHKYKLTNTLLFREVGSPNSGGDVGFQLTGELDVIAVWRDPNDPNDPNSFLLKFKVLSPQLWIKSRRAPEPEGFVEHSSGVEQVAEKPFFVLWRHGEIESIYIDSTENSSSANLKRGLASLFQYRTLDDKVRQRDASGTCDVVYDSVGENIIKKRKTACTYNTLSPLRRHPNPVFAVNLKSYRESTYTLTQSLLPERVIDYETHEMTLATKLDIGTNVESERTLEKTPEILSANVIQADSAKHAVMILEPGYKETSIELEPELATPDCPSTGCPTLEKAIEDYREVLTSTLGTARSASVFLKLLPLVRDASPEELHKVLKMPRYRQMKMQLLDVFGSACTPSAHHAVMKNLLQDEFGDETERYLWALSLSPTPNIDIIKDILRRSEETMQNDKVSETYALTAGAMARHYGSPAIIEKARVSLELGLETCSGEECKLKFLRALRNLKSPAAIPTLLTHALSKSKVISVAAWRALAALPREAVSDELKVAAYKVFYQMGGSRRDSSARTIALDIILENEPSEEILLDLVKYLSSNDPAFEVRKYLSQRLEQIAEKNEQFARYLMNIYATGGMKLNNYHAQAQKGLTTAFTRDFVHSLETNGSLVTIQEVNSGLLKRGIVDVVLEANKQRQAIFSLGLFAGGLGSFVSGQDDEAEADDEVATAGMQIDILDVGVRPFVFFSGQGELMSHVWSGTASERTPAFQALAFLYSHDEYVPLGSGFIAKTDVQGAVSFDLAGQVQFSLWSRTAQSLVEMAAGVLVHGGTTVYSNFVQSKVDFSISMEPKLKLSTNVQLSGAVALCMRLSQPITTVKQQFYKIERIPDSRHRLRKSRRTMIHSPGRSYKLNQKNNEMCAKFEFS from the exons ATGAGTACTGGCTGGAAATTGTGCGTGATATTTGCAGCCGTAGTCGGTGCCGTCAAAGGCTGGGAAGTAGGAAGCGGCCACAAATACAAATTAACGAACACTCTGCTCTTCAGAGAGGTCGGATCACCGAATTCCGGAGGTGACGTCGGCTTTCAGCTGACCGGCGAGCTGGACGTCATCGCTGTATGGCGAGATCCCAATGATCCCAATGATCCCAATAGCTTTCTACTTAAATTCAAG gtATTATCGCCGCAGTTATGGATCAAATCGCGCCGAGCTCCAGAGCCGGAGGGTTTCGTGGAGCATTCATCCGGGGTGGAACAGGTTGCCGAGAAGCCCTTTTTTGTGCTTTGGCGACACGGCGAGATCGAGTCTATTTACATAGACTCGACAGAGAACTCATCATCCGCGAATCTGAAGCGCGGCCTAGCAAGTTTGTTCCAGTACCGAACGCTCGATGACAAGGTGCGTCAACGTGACGCTTCCGGCACCTGCGACGTGGTCTACGATTCTGTCGGAGAGAACATTATTAAGAAACGAAAGACTGCTTGTACATACAATACATTATCGCCGCTTAGGCGACACCCGAACCCAGTGTTTGCTGTCAACCTTAAAAGTTATCGCGAGTCTACGTACACGCTGACGCAATCGCTGCTGCCGGAGCGCGTGATCGACTATGAGACGCATGAGATGACCTTGGCGACCAAGTTGGACATCGGCACGAATGTTGAGTCGGAAAGAACATTGGAGAAGACGCCGGAAATCTTGAGCGCGAACGTTATTCAAGCAGATTCCGCAAAGCATGCAGTAATGATCCTCGAGCCAGGATACAAAGAAACTAGTATCGAGCTAGAACCAGAGCTCGCCACTCCAGATTGTCCAAGCACCGGATGTCCTACG ctCGAAAAGGCGATCGAGGACTATCGCGAGGTGCTTACTTCTACGCTGGGTACAGCAAGATCCGCGTCAGTCTTCCTCAAGCTTCTTCCTCTAGTCAGAGACGCCTCGCCGGAAGAATTGCACAAGGTCCTGAAAATGCCGCGCTATCGCCAGATGAAGATGCAGCTGTTAGACGTGTTTGGTTCCGCGTGTACGCCGTCCGCACATCATGCGGTTATGAAGAACCTCCTACAGGATGAATTCGGCGACGAAACCGAGAGGTATCTGTGGGCTCTATCTCTCTCGCCGACGCCAAACATCGACATCATCAAGGACATTCTCAGACGCTCGGAGGAGACGATGCAGAACGACAAAGTATCCGAGACTTATGCGCTTACTGCGGGCGCGATGGCACGGCATTATGGTTCACCCGCGATAATAGAGAAAGCGAGAGTTAGTCTGGAACTGGGTCTGGAAACTTGCAGCGGTGAAGAGTGCAAGCTTAAGTTTTTGCGGGCTCTGCGAAACCTGAAGAGTCCAGCGGCAATTCCCACGTTACTGACGCACGCCTTAAGCAAAAGCAAAGTCATCAGCGTCGCCGCTTGGCGAGCCTTGGCGGCTCTTCCTCGTGAAGCTGTGAGCGACGAGTTGAAGGTCGCAGCTTACAAGGTTTTTTATCAGATGGGAGGATCGCGAAGGGATAGCAGCGCACGAACGATCGCGTTAGATATCATCCTTGAGAACGAGCCTTCCGAAGAAATCCTACTTGATCTCGTGAAATATCTGAGCAGCAACGATCCGGCCTTTGAAGTCCGCAAGTATCTGAGTCAACGACTAGAACAAATCGCCGAAAAGAACGAGCAATTTGCTAGATATCTAATGAATATATACGCGACCGGTGGTATGAAGCTTAACAATTATCACGCACAAGCGCAGAAAGGTCTCACTACCGCCTTCACGAGAGACTTTGTACATTCGCTTGAGACCAACGGTTCTTTGGTGACCATTCAAGAAGTAAATTCTGGTTTGCTAAAACGCGGCATTGTAGACGTCGTGCTGGAGGCTAACAAACAACGGCAAGCGATATTCTCGCTGGGATTATTCGCGGGTGGCCTAGGTAGCTTCGTCTCTGGTCAGGACGATGAAGCAGAAGCCGACGATGAAGTAGCTACTGCTGGTATGCAGATAGATATTCTCGACGTTGGTGTGCGACCGTTTGTCTTCTTCTCTGGTCAGGGCGAACTGATGAGTCACGTTTGGTCCGGTACAGCGTCCGAGAGGACTCCTGCTTTCCAAGCTCTCGCTTTTCTTTATAGCCACGACGAGTATGTGCCATTGGGATCCGGTTTTATCGCCAAGACCGACGTTCAGGGCGCCGTGAGCTTTGATTTGGCTGGTCAGGTTCAGTTTAGCTTGTGGTCGAGAACAGCGCAATCCTTGGTAGAAATGGCTGCCGGTGTATTGGTACATGGTGGCACCACAGTATACTCGAATTTTGTACAGAGTAAGGTGGATTTCTCGATATCAATGGAGCCTAAACTCAAACTATCCACCAATGTACAGCTTTCTGGGGCGGTGGCGCTATGCATGAGGCTTAGTCAACCGATCACCACGGTAAAGCAGCAGTTCTACAAGATCGAGAGAATACCCGACAGCCGACACAGATTGAGGAAATCACGCCGGACAATGATTCACTCGCCCGGTAGGTCTTACAAGCTCAACCAAAAGAACAATGAAATGTGCGCGAAATTCGAGTTCAGTTAA
- the LOC140669745 gene encoding uncharacterized protein gives MRFTPGHYWLLLIAGTFFVCCLWKTGSISRWSMRAKALIHFDLSIPSSLSSSSSSWTTPGRPPFDRIDARLSARRKHWGTLSRYMLQLYHRRPDADVVRAIQPMHTSGPLRDGGRILEFAIPSVDIDETLEAAELLGIAGAIIRVRSLNDLPARNRSEEILRSRKDDTWRAFDVTSVVVGRNSNDIVRLHVHGRLTYRPYGDSPILLLNYNKTGRVQRRRRSAEDQQEDQDRWDEETPRRRRRNSCRRRPMYVDFALIAYDDWVVAPPGYEAYQCSGKCVFPFGDHLSPTKHAIVQTLIHGALQASEELDGNKFVGRACCVPTRLAPTSLLYLDASGTLTYEYGYEDMVVSECGCR, from the coding sequence ATGCGATTTACCCCTGGACACTATTGGTTGCTGTTAATCGCGGGTACGTTCTTCGTCTGCTGTTTATGGAAAACCGGATCGATCAGTCGTTGGAGTATGCGTGCGAAAGCTTTGATCCACTTCGACCTATCAATTCCGTCATCATTGTCttcatcatcgtcgtcgtggACTACCCCGGGTCGTCCCCCTTTCGACAGGATCGACGCAAGGCTGTCCGCCCGTCGGAAACATTGGGGCACCCTGTCTAGATACATGCTGCAGCTATACCATCGGCGTCCAGACGCCGATGTCGTCCGCGCGATTCAGCCGATGCACACTTCCGGTCCGCTCCGCGACGGCGGTAGGATCCTGGAGTTCGCAATTCCGTCGGTCGACATCGACGAGACGCTGGAGGCCGCAGAGTTACTCGGAATAGCTGGTGCGATAATCCGGGTGCGATCATTGAATGATCTACCGGCGAGGAACAGAAGCGAGGAGATTCTAAGATCAAGAAAGGACGATACCTGGCGTGCTTTCGACGTCACGTCTGTAGTCGTCGGCAGGAACAGCAACGACATTGTCCGACTCCACGTTCACGGTAGGCTGACCTATCGCCCTTACGGTGACAGTCCGATCCTCTTGTTGAATTACAACAAGACCGGTAGAGTCCAGCGCCGTCGTAGATCCGCGGAGGATCAGCAAGAGGACCAGGATCGCTGGGACGAGGAGACGCCGCGTAGACGACGTCGGAACAGCTGTCGTCGACGTCCGATGTACGTGGATTTCGCCCTGATCGCCTACGACGACTGGGTGGTCGCGCCACCAGGGTACGAGGCTTATCAGTGCTCCGGCAAATGTGTCTTTCCGTTTGGCGATCATCTCAGTCCGACCAAGCACGCGATAGTGCAGACACTGATACACGGCGCTCTTCAGGCTAGCGAGGAGCTCGACGGTAACAAATTCGTCGGCAGAGCTTGCTGCGTGCCCACCAGATTGGCACCTACGAGTCTGCTCTATCTCGATGCCAGCGGCACTTTAACCTACGAGTACGGCTACGAAGACATGGTCGTCTCTGAATGTGGTTGTCGCTAA